The following proteins are encoded in a genomic region of Arachis stenosperma cultivar V10309 chromosome 4, arast.V10309.gnm1.PFL2, whole genome shotgun sequence:
- the LOC130973357 gene encoding protein trichome birefringence-like 11 yields the protein MPISEAFRRVKLMRLLEPSVSVGLAGFFLLITCCFFFYFDYTPFGFLAQSQTLALPPVSVPERRDNSVDEFLGEKECDFFQGKWVWDESYPLYDSKDCNFLDDGFRCSENGRHDSFYTKWRWQPKHCNLPRFNATMMLEKLRNKRLVFAGDSIGRNQWESFLCMLSSVVTNKKSIYEVNGNPITKHKGFLVFKFRDFNCTVEYYRAPFLVLQSRPPAGAARNIRTTLKVDKMDWNSLKWRDAHVLVLNTGHWWNHEKTIRGGCYFQQGMEVKMEMKVEDAYRKSMETVLNWIQDNVNLNKSQVFFRTYAPVHFRSGDWRSGGSCHLETLPELNMSLVPNDNWSQFKIGNSLLSSHKNSTELVKLKILNITEMTAQRKDGHSSIYYLGPNGGTAALHRQDCSHWCLPGVPDTWNELLYAMFMKHEGFS from the exons ATGCCGATTTCCGAAGCCTTTCGAAGAGTCAAACTTATGAGGCTGTTGGAACCTTCTGTTTCTGTTGGTCTTGCTGGATTCTTTCTACTCATCAcgtgctgcttcttcttctactttgaCTACACACCATTCGGATTCTTGGCTCAATCACAAACCCTTGCTTTGCCTCCGGTTTCGGTTCCGGAACGCAGAGATAACAGCGTTGATGAGTTTCTTGGAGAAAAGGAGTGTGATTTTTTTCAGGGTAAGTGGGTTTGGGATGAGAGTTACCCTTTGTATGACTCAAAAGATTGTAACTTCCTTGATGATGGCTTTCGTTGTTCTGAAAATGGTAGACATGATTCCTTTTACACAAAGTGGAGGTGGCAACCCAAACATTGCAACTTGCCAAG ATTCAATGCAACAATGATGTTGGAAAAACTGAGAAACAAACGCCTAGTGTTTGCCGGGGACTCAATCGGAAGAAATCAATGGGAGTCATTCTTATGCATGCTGTCTTCTGTAGTTACTAACAAGAAATCAATCTATGAAGTAAATGGCAACCCAATCACAAAGCACAAGGGGTTCTTAGTTTTCAAATTCAGAGACTTTAACTGTACTGTAGAATACTACAGAGCTCCATTTCTTGTATTGCAAAGCCGGCCGCCGGCCGGCGCTGCTAGAAACATTAGGACAACCTTGAAGGTGGATAAAATGGATTGGAACTCTTTGAAGTGGAGAGATGCACATGTCTTGGTTCTTAACACAGGACACTGGTGGAATCATGAAAAAACCATAAGAGG ggGCTGTTATTTCCAACAAGGTATGGAAGTTAAGATGGAAATGAAGGTGGAAGATGCATATAGGAAGTCAATGGAGACAGTGTTGAATTGGATACAAGATAATGTAAATCTTAACAAGAGTCAAGTTTTCTTTCGTACATATGCACCCGTGCACTTCAG AAGTGGAGATTGGAGAAGCGGTGGAAGTTGTCATTTGGAAACACTGCCAGAGCTTAACATGTCATTAGTGCCTAATGATAACTGGTCACAATTCAAAATAGGCAATTCATTGCTATCATCACACAAGAACAGCACTGAACTTGTCAAGTTGAAAATATTGAATATAACAGAGATGACAGCTCAGAGAAAAGATGGGCACTCATCAATCTACTATCTTGGTCCGAATGGCGGCACGGCGGCACTCCATCGGCAAGATTGCAGCCACTGGTGTCTGCCTGGTGTACCTGATACATGGAATGAGCTGCTTTATGCAATGTTCATGAAACATGAAGGCTTCTCGTAG
- the LOC130973185 gene encoding 3-dehydrosphinganine reductase TSC10A isoform X2, with amino-acid sequence MADAYFSLFTLIVLIPLALIAFLYFLVRPRPVKIPIKNRHVFITGGSSGIGLALAHHAAAQGARVSILARSRNKLEEARNAIRLATGIDVSVFAADVRDYDAVKRAVDEAGPIDVLLLNHGVFVALELEKQELSEVKFTLDVNLMGSFNLIKAALPAMKTRKDPQQPVSIALVSSQAGQVGIYGYAAYSASKFGLRGLAEALQQEVIADNIHVSLIFPPDTDTPGFAEENKRKPELTKIIASSSGAMKPEEVAQKTFDGIKSGSFIIPCNLEGIALSLATAGLSPQRSFLMATVEVLVAGILRIAGLCFQWTWYTSIEKWHNQRKGSPQRS; translated from the exons ATGGCGGATGCGTACTTCTCTCTCTTCACCCTCATCGTTCTCATCCCCTTAGCCCTCATCGCCTTCCTCTACTTCCTCGTGCGCCCTCGCCCCGTCAAGATCCCCATCAAGAATCGCCACGTCTTCATCACCGGTGGATCCAGCGGCATCGGCCTCGCCCTCGCTCACCACGCCGCCGCCCAGGGCGCCCGCGTCTCCATCCTCGCCCGCTCCCGCAACAAGCTCGAGGAAGCGCGCAATGCCATCCGCCTCGCCACCGGCATCGACGTCTCCGTCTTCGCCGCTGACGTCAGGGACTACGACGCCGTGAAGCGCGCGGTGGACGAGGCTGGGCCGATCGACGTGCTGCTGCTGAACCACGGCGTGTTCGTGGCGCTCGAGCTGGAGAAGCAGGAATTGAGTGAGGTCAAGTTCACGCTGGACGTTAACCTCATGGGAAGCTTCAACCTCATCAAGGCGGCGTTGCCGGCCATGAAAACCAGGAAGGACCCGCAGCAACCGGTTTCCATCGCTCTTGTCTCTTCGCAGGccggtcag GTGGGAATTTATGGTTATGCAGCTTATTCTGCCAGTAAATTTGGCCTCCGTGGTTTAGCAGAAGCATTGCAACAAGAAGTTATAGCAGATAACATTCATGTCTCTCTGATCTTCCCTCCGGACACGGATACTCCCGGATTCGCTGAAG AAAACAAGAGAAAACCAGAGCTCACCAAAATCATTGCATCCTCTTCTGGTGCAATGAAACCTGAGGAGGTTGCTCAGAAAACTTTTGATGGCATAAAATCTGGGAGCTTCATCATTCCTTGCAATTTGGAGGGAATTGCACTGTCATTAGCAACTGCAGGTTTATCCCCTCAAAGGTCATTCTTAATGGCCACAGTTGAGGTTCTTGTGGCTGGAATACTGCGTATTGCAGGACTATGTTTCCAGTGGACTTGGTACACAAGTATAGAGAAGTGGCACAACCAAAGAAAAG GTTCACCTCAAAGGAGCTGA
- the LOC130973185 gene encoding 3-dehydrosphinganine reductase TSC10A isoform X1, producing MADAYFSLFTLIVLIPLALIAFLYFLVRPRPVKIPIKNRHVFITGGSSGIGLALAHHAAAQGARVSILARSRNKLEEARNAIRLATGIDVSVFAADVRDYDAVKRAVDEAGPIDVLLLNHGVFVALELEKQELSEVKFTLDVNLMGSFNLIKAALPAMKTRKDPQQPVSIALVSSQAGQVGIYGYAAYSASKFGLRGLAEALQQEVIADNIHVSLIFPPDTDTPGFAEENKRKPELTKIIASSSGAMKPEEVAQKTFDGIKSGSFIIPCNLEGIALSLATAGLSPQRSFLMATVEVLVAGILRIAGLCFQWTWYTSIEKWHNQRKAGSPQRS from the exons ATGGCGGATGCGTACTTCTCTCTCTTCACCCTCATCGTTCTCATCCCCTTAGCCCTCATCGCCTTCCTCTACTTCCTCGTGCGCCCTCGCCCCGTCAAGATCCCCATCAAGAATCGCCACGTCTTCATCACCGGTGGATCCAGCGGCATCGGCCTCGCCCTCGCTCACCACGCCGCCGCCCAGGGCGCCCGCGTCTCCATCCTCGCCCGCTCCCGCAACAAGCTCGAGGAAGCGCGCAATGCCATCCGCCTCGCCACCGGCATCGACGTCTCCGTCTTCGCCGCTGACGTCAGGGACTACGACGCCGTGAAGCGCGCGGTGGACGAGGCTGGGCCGATCGACGTGCTGCTGCTGAACCACGGCGTGTTCGTGGCGCTCGAGCTGGAGAAGCAGGAATTGAGTGAGGTCAAGTTCACGCTGGACGTTAACCTCATGGGAAGCTTCAACCTCATCAAGGCGGCGTTGCCGGCCATGAAAACCAGGAAGGACCCGCAGCAACCGGTTTCCATCGCTCTTGTCTCTTCGCAGGccggtcag GTGGGAATTTATGGTTATGCAGCTTATTCTGCCAGTAAATTTGGCCTCCGTGGTTTAGCAGAAGCATTGCAACAAGAAGTTATAGCAGATAACATTCATGTCTCTCTGATCTTCCCTCCGGACACGGATACTCCCGGATTCGCTGAAG AAAACAAGAGAAAACCAGAGCTCACCAAAATCATTGCATCCTCTTCTGGTGCAATGAAACCTGAGGAGGTTGCTCAGAAAACTTTTGATGGCATAAAATCTGGGAGCTTCATCATTCCTTGCAATTTGGAGGGAATTGCACTGTCATTAGCAACTGCAGGTTTATCCCCTCAAAGGTCATTCTTAATGGCCACAGTTGAGGTTCTTGTGGCTGGAATACTGCGTATTGCAGGACTATGTTTCCAGTGGACTTGGTACACAAGTATAGAGAAGTGGCACAACCAAAGAAAAG CAGGTTCACCTCAAAGGAGCTGA
- the LOC130975996 gene encoding NEDD8-activating enzyme E1 catalytic subunit — translation MAETAATQPSRSRDLDKLLLRPGNLVGPRFEPSAQLRDDVQNHARVLVVGAGGLGCELLKDLALSGFHNLDVIDMDRIEVTNLNRQFLFRVEDVGKPKAEVAAKRVMERISGVNIVPHFCRIEDKDIDFYNEFMIIALGLDSVEARSYINNVACSFLEYDSDDNPLEETIKPMVDGGTEGFKGHARVILPGVTPCFECTIWLFPPQVKFPLCTLAETPRTAAHCIEYAHLIKWNEAHGGTAFDPDNPQHMKWVYDEAAKRAELFGIPGVTYSFTQGVVKNIIPAIASTNAIISAACTLETLKIATECSKTMSNYLTYNGSEGLHTKVAEFERDKDCLVCGPGVLIEVDTSVTLQKFMNLLEEHPKLQLTKASITHRGKNLYMQAPPVLEEMTRSNLCLPLFELMGKLSKDVIHVNGMTNKNNQKVSCLRKLRVTFKGVDGVTDMDTAGGA, via the exons ATGGCGGAGACTGCTGCAACGCAACCGAGCCGGTCTAGGGACCTCGACAAGCTCCTCCTTCGCCCCGGAAACCTAGTCGGCCCGAGGTTCGAACCAAGCGCCCAGCTCAGAGACGACGTCCAAAACCACGCCCGCGTCCTCGTCGTCGGCGCCGGCGGCTTGGGCTGCGAGCTCCTCAAGGACTTGGCCCTCTCCGGCTTCCATAACCTCGACGTCATCGACATGGATCGCATCGAAGTCACCAACCTCAATCGCCAGTTCTTGTTCAG GGTTGAAGATGTTGGGAAACCGAAGGCTGAGGTAGCTGCGAAGCGCGTTATGGAGAGGATCAGTGGCGTCAACATCGTCCCTCATTTTTGCAGGATCGAGGACAAAGACATCGATTTCTATAACGAATTCATGATTATTGCTCTTGGTCTTGACTCCGTTGAAGCTCGCAGCTACATCAACAACGTTGCTTGTAGTTTCCTAG AATATGATTCTGATGACAATCCACTGGAAGAAACAATCAAACCCATGGTAGATGGTGGTACTGAAGGTTTCAAGGGCCACGCTAGGGTTATCTTGCCTGGGGTTACACCTTGCTTTGAGTGTACAATTTGGCTTTTCCCACCTCAAGTGAAGTTTCCTTTGTGCACTTTGGCAGAAACCCCCAGAACTGCTGCCCATTGTATTGAATATGCACACTTGATTAAATGGAACGAG GCTCATGGTGGGACCGCTTTTGATCCTGATAACCCTCAGCATATGAAGTGGGTTTACGATGAG GCTGCTAAGAGGGCTGAGCTTTTTGGCATTCCAGGAGTTACTTATTCTTTTACCCAG GGTGTTGTGAAGAACATTATACCTGCAATAGCTTCCACGAATGCAATTATATCAGCTGCGTGCACTCTTGAAACATTGAAGATTGCAACAGAGTGCAGCAAAACTATGTCAAACTATCTAAC GTATAATGGATCTGAAGGCCTCCATACCAAAGTAGCGGAATTTGAGAGGGACAAAGACTGCCTTGTCTGTGGTCCAGGTGTACTTATTGAAGTGGACACTTCAGTCACATTACAAAAG TTTATGAATCTTCTGGAGGAGCATCCTAAAttgcaattaacaaaagcaagCATCACACACCGAGGTAAGAATCTGTACATGCAAGCTCCCCCTGTATTGGAAGAGATGACGCGATCAAACCTGTGTTTGCCTCTTTTCGAACTTATGGGTAAACTTTCCAAGGATGTTATACATGTGAATGGTATGACAAACAAGAACAACCAAAAAGTCTCCTGTCTGAGAAAATTACGAGTCACTTTCAAGGGAGTTGATGGGGTTACTGATATGGATACAGCTGGTGGAGCATAA